Proteins encoded together in one Temnothorax longispinosus isolate EJ_2023e chromosome 5, Tlon_JGU_v1, whole genome shotgun sequence window:
- the LOC139812980 gene encoding odorant receptor 46a-like isoform X3 — translation MIRTRDRVQELTEGLFLGLTFLTLCVKYANFLLRENELSDLLECLRVKICLPRNSTEKLIMEEHSRRAKWSTIAFMMISYATALGFVLTPALELLKGGERVLPVKSYIPYSVSNLLPYLATYLQQFLALFYAIMLNVSFDSLVYGFTIQVCAQIELMCCRLTDSLKSTGDISSGRKPDTEASIVECVRHHLLVGILVKKIRALFIWTIMIFFFFSLLIVCTSIFILSKKKLLSFEFLSMFLYLSGMLLQLFYYCWYGNELELKSKGIVTAVYSSDWTMVTPQERRLLMFIMISSQRGIMLSYHGVFALSLNTFTWICRTSYSAYNLLQRATN, via the exons ATGATTCGCACGCGCGACCGCGTTCAAGAGCTGACCGAAGGGCTCTTCTTAGGACTGACTTTCTTAACGCTGTGCGTGaagtatgcaaattttttgttgCGGGAGAACGAGTTGTCCGATTTGTTGGAGTGCCTGCGCGTGAAAATATGCCTGCCGAGAAATTCCACGGAAAAGCTGATAATGGAAGAGCACAGCCGCAGAG CTAAGTGGAGCACTATCGCGTTCATGATGATATCGTATGCAACCGCGTTAGGCTTCGTCCTAACGCCAGCTCTAGAGCTACTCAAGGGGGGCGAGCGTGTGCTGCCAGTGAAGTCATACATCCCGTATTCCGTGTCAAATCTACTTCCATATCTAGCTACGTATCTGCAGCAATTTTTGGCGCTATTTTATGCGATAATGCTTAACGTTTCCTTCGATAGTCTCGTTTACGGGTTCACGATTCAAGTTTGCGCGCAGATCGAGCTGATGTGCTGCCGATTGACGGACAGTTTAAAGAGCACCGGCGATATTTCTTCCGGACGGAAACCGGATACGGAAGCCTCGATCGTGGAATGTGTCAGACATCACTTGCTCGTGGGCATTTTGGTAAAGAAAATACGAGCGTTGTTCATATGGACGATAAtgatcttctttttcttcagtCTGCTCATCGTGTGCACCAGTATCTTTATTCTATCAAAG AAGAAACTACTCAGCTTTGAGTTTCTTTCGATGTTCTTATATCTGAGTGGTATGCTGCTTCAACTGTTTTATTATTGCTGGTACGGAAATGAACTTGAGTTGAAG AGTAAAGGCATCGTGACTGCTGTGTATTCCAGCGACTGGACAATGGTGACACCGCAAGAACGCAGATTGCTGATGTTTATTATGATAAGCAGCCAAAGAGGAATAATGCTCTCCTATCACGGAGTATTTGCGTTATCTCTTAACACTTTTACTTGG ATTTGCAGGACTTCTTATTCAGCTTACAATCTCCTGCAGCGAGCAACCAATTAA
- the LOC139812983 gene encoding odorant receptor 46a-like: protein MDILPINFKALRFCGAWKEREDDNMCVGFLRLCYRYAVFLLIYEFTVSDVIEMIRTRDRIQELTEGLFLGLTFLTLCVKYANFLLRKNELLDLLECLRVKMCQPRNSTEKLIMEKHSRRAKWSTIAFMMISYASALGFLLPPALELLKGGERVLPVKSYIPYSVSNLLPYLATYLQQFLALFYAIMLNVSFDSLVYGFTIQVCAQIELMCCRLTDSLKSTGDISSGRKPDTEASIVECVRHHLLVGILVKKIRALFIWTIMIFFFFSLLIVCTSIFILSKKKLLSFEFLSMFIYLNDMLLQLFYYCWYGNELELKSKGIVNAVYSSDWTMVTPQERRLLMLIMISSQRGIMLSYHGVFALSLNTFTWICRTSYSAYNLLQQASN from the exons ATGGACATTCTACCGATAAACTTTAAAGCCCTGCGTTTTTGCGGCGCATGGAAAGAGCGGGAGGACGACAACATGTGCGTTGGATTTTTGCGCCTTTGTTATAG ATACGCGGTTTTTCTCTTGATATACGAGTTTACGGTATCCGATGTGATAGAGATGATTCGCACGCGCGACCGCATTCAAGAGCTAACCGAAGGGCTCTTCTTAGGACTGACTTTCTTAACGCTGTGCGTGAAGTATGCAAATTTTCTGTTGCGGAAGAACGAGCTGTTGGATTTGTTGGAGTGCCTGCGCGTGAAAATGTGCCAGCCGAGAAATTCCACGGAAAAGCTGATAATGGAAAAGCACAGCCGCAGAG CTAAGTGGAGCACTATCGCGTTCATGATGATATCGTATGCGTCCGCGTTAGGCTTCCTTTTACCACCAGCTCTAGAGCTACTCAAGGGGGGCGAGCGTGTGCTGCCAGTGAAGTCATACATCCCGTATTCCGTGTCAAATCTACTTCCATATCTAGCTACGTATCTGCAGCAATTTTTGGCGctattttatgcaataatgCTTAACGTTTCCTTCGACAGTCTCGTTTACGGGTTCACGATTCAAGTTTGCGCGCAGATCGAGCTGATGTGCTGCCGATTGACGGACAGTTTGAAGAGCACCGGCGATATTTCTTCCGGACGGAAGCCGGATACGGAAGCCTCGATCGTGGAATGCGTCAGACATCATTTGCTCGTGGGCATTCTGGTAAAGAAAATACGAGCGTTGTTCATATGGACGATAAtgatcttctttttcttcagtCTGCTTATCGTGTGCACCAGTATCTTCATTCTGTCAAAG AAGAAACTACTCAGCTTTGAGTTTCTTTCGATGTTCATATATCTGAATGATATGCTGCTTCAACTGTTTTACTATTGCTGGTACGGAAATGAACTTGAGTTGAAG AGTAAAGGCATCGTGAACGCTGTGTATTCCAGCGACTGGACAATGGTGACACCGCAAGAACGCAGATTGCTGATGCTGATTATGATAAGCAGTCAAAGAGGAATAATGCTCTCCTATCACGGAGTATTTGCGTTATCCCTTAACACTTTTACTTGG ATTTGTAGGACTTCTTATTCAGCTTACAATCTTCTGCAGCAAGCATCCAATTAA
- the LOC139812979 gene encoding odorant receptor 46a-like isoform X1: protein MDILPINFKALRFCGAWKERKDDNMCVGFLRFCYRYAVFLLIYEFTIFDVIEMIRTRDRIQELTEGLFLGLTFLTLCVKYANFLLRENELSDLLECLRVKMCQPRNSTEKLIMEEHSRRAKWSTIAFMMISYATGLGLMLTPALELLNGGGRVLPLKSYIPYSVSNLLPYLATYLQQFLALFYAIMLNVSFDCLVYGFTIQVCAQIELMCCRLTDNLKSTGDISSGRKPNTEASIAECVRHHLLVGILVKKIRALFIWTIMIFFFFSLLIVCTSIFILSKKKLLSFDFLSMFLYLNGMLLQLFYYCWYGNELELKSKGIVTAVYSSDWTMVTPQERRLLMFIMISSQRGIMLSYHGVFALSLNTFTWICRTSYSAYNLLQGASN from the exons ATGGACATTCTACCGATAAACTTTAAAGCCCTGCGTTTTTGCGGCGCATGGAAAGAGCGGAAGGACGACAACATGTGCGTTGGATTTTTGCGCTTTTGTTACAG GTACGCGGTTTTTCTCTTGATATACGAGTTTACGATATTCGATGTGATAGAGATGATTCGCACGCGCGACCGCATTCAAGAGCTGACCGAAGGACTCTTCTTAGGACTGACTTTCTTAACGCTGTGCGTGaagtatgcaaattttttgttgCGGGAGAACGAGCTGTCGGATTTGTTGGAGTGCCTGCGCGTGAAAATGTGCCAGCCGAGAAATTCCACGGAAAAGCTGATAATGGAAGAGCACAGCCGCAGAG CTAAGTGGAGCACTATCGCGTTCATGATGATATCGTATGCAACCGGGTTAGGCCTCATGTTAACGCCAGCTCTAGAGCTACTCAACGGGGGCGGGCGTGTGCTGCCGTTGAAGTCATACATCCCGTATTCCGTGTCAAATCTACTTCCATATCTAGCTACGTATCTGCAGCAATTTTTGGCGCTATTTTATGCGATAATGCTTAACGTTTCCTTCGACTGTCTCGTTTACGGCTTCACGATTCAAGTTTGCGCGCAGATCGAGCTGATGTGCTGCCGATTGACGGATAATTTGAAGAGCACCGGCGATATTTCTTCCGGACGAAAGCCGAATACGGAAGCCTCGATCGCGGAATGTGTCAGACATCATTTGCTCGTGGGCATtctggtaaaaaaaatacgagcgTTGTTCATATGGACGATAAtgatcttcttcttcttcagtCTGCTCATCGTGTGCACTAGTATCTTTATTCTATCAAAG AAGAAACTACTCAGCTTTGATTTTCtttcaatgtttttatatCTGAATGGTATGCTGCTTCAACTGTTTTACTATTGCTGGTATGGAAATGAGCTTGAGTTGAAG AGTAAAGGCATCGTGACCGCTGTGTATTCCAGCGACTGGACAATGGTGACACCGCAAGAACGCAGATTGCTGATGTTTATTATGATAAGCAGCCAAAGAGGAATAATGCTCTCCTATCACGGAGTATTTGCGTTATCTCTTAACACTTTTACTTGG ATTTGCAGGACTTCTTATTCAGCTTACAATCTCTTGCAGGGAGCATCCAATTAA
- the LOC139812980 gene encoding uncharacterized protein isoform X2 — MDILPINFKALRFCGAWKEREDDNMCVGFLRFCYRYAVFLLIYEFTISDVIEMIRTRDRVQELTEGLFLGLTFLTLCVKYANFLLRENELSDLLECLRVKICLPRNSTEKLIMEEHSRRAKWSTIAFMMISYATALGFVLTPALELLKGGERVLPVKSYIPYSVSNLLPYLATYLQQFLALFYAIMLNVSFDSLVYGFTIQVCAQIELMCCRLTDSLKSTGDISSGRKPDTEASIVECVRHHLLVGILVKKIRALFIWTIMIFFFFSLLIVCTSIFILSKSKGIVTAVYSSDWTMVTPQERRLLMFIMISSQRGIMLSYHGVFALSLNTFTWICRTSYSAYNLLQRATN, encoded by the exons ATGGACATTCTACCGATAAACTTTAAGGCCCTGCGTTTTTGCGGCGCATGGAAAGAGCGGGAGGACGACAACATGTGCGTTGGATTTTTGCGCTTTTGTTACAG GTACGCGGTTTTTCTCTTGATATACGAGTTTACGATATCCGATGTGATAGAGATGATTCGCACGCGCGACCGCGTTCAAGAGCTGACCGAAGGGCTCTTCTTAGGACTGACTTTCTTAACGCTGTGCGTGaagtatgcaaattttttgttgCGGGAGAACGAGTTGTCCGATTTGTTGGAGTGCCTGCGCGTGAAAATATGCCTGCCGAGAAATTCCACGGAAAAGCTGATAATGGAAGAGCACAGCCGCAGAG CTAAGTGGAGCACTATCGCGTTCATGATGATATCGTATGCAACCGCGTTAGGCTTCGTCCTAACGCCAGCTCTAGAGCTACTCAAGGGGGGCGAGCGTGTGCTGCCAGTGAAGTCATACATCCCGTATTCCGTGTCAAATCTACTTCCATATCTAGCTACGTATCTGCAGCAATTTTTGGCGCTATTTTATGCGATAATGCTTAACGTTTCCTTCGATAGTCTCGTTTACGGGTTCACGATTCAAGTTTGCGCGCAGATCGAGCTGATGTGCTGCCGATTGACGGACAGTTTAAAGAGCACCGGCGATATTTCTTCCGGACGGAAACCGGATACGGAAGCCTCGATCGTGGAATGTGTCAGACATCACTTGCTCGTGGGCATTTTGGTAAAGAAAATACGAGCGTTGTTCATATGGACGATAAtgatcttctttttcttcagtCTGCTCATCGTGTGCACCAGTATCTTTATTCTATCAAAG AGTAAAGGCATCGTGACTGCTGTGTATTCCAGCGACTGGACAATGGTGACACCGCAAGAACGCAGATTGCTGATGTTTATTATGATAAGCAGCCAAAGAGGAATAATGCTCTCCTATCACGGAGTATTTGCGTTATCTCTTAACACTTTTACTTGG ATTTGCAGGACTTCTTATTCAGCTTACAATCTCCTGCAGCGAGCAACCAATTAA
- the LOC139812980 gene encoding odorant receptor 46a-like isoform X1: protein MDILPINFKALRFCGAWKEREDDNMCVGFLRFCYRYAVFLLIYEFTISDVIEMIRTRDRVQELTEGLFLGLTFLTLCVKYANFLLRENELSDLLECLRVKICLPRNSTEKLIMEEHSRRAKWSTIAFMMISYATALGFVLTPALELLKGGERVLPVKSYIPYSVSNLLPYLATYLQQFLALFYAIMLNVSFDSLVYGFTIQVCAQIELMCCRLTDSLKSTGDISSGRKPDTEASIVECVRHHLLVGILVKKIRALFIWTIMIFFFFSLLIVCTSIFILSKKKLLSFEFLSMFLYLSGMLLQLFYYCWYGNELELKSKGIVTAVYSSDWTMVTPQERRLLMFIMISSQRGIMLSYHGVFALSLNTFTWICRTSYSAYNLLQRATN from the exons ATGGACATTCTACCGATAAACTTTAAGGCCCTGCGTTTTTGCGGCGCATGGAAAGAGCGGGAGGACGACAACATGTGCGTTGGATTTTTGCGCTTTTGTTACAG GTACGCGGTTTTTCTCTTGATATACGAGTTTACGATATCCGATGTGATAGAGATGATTCGCACGCGCGACCGCGTTCAAGAGCTGACCGAAGGGCTCTTCTTAGGACTGACTTTCTTAACGCTGTGCGTGaagtatgcaaattttttgttgCGGGAGAACGAGTTGTCCGATTTGTTGGAGTGCCTGCGCGTGAAAATATGCCTGCCGAGAAATTCCACGGAAAAGCTGATAATGGAAGAGCACAGCCGCAGAG CTAAGTGGAGCACTATCGCGTTCATGATGATATCGTATGCAACCGCGTTAGGCTTCGTCCTAACGCCAGCTCTAGAGCTACTCAAGGGGGGCGAGCGTGTGCTGCCAGTGAAGTCATACATCCCGTATTCCGTGTCAAATCTACTTCCATATCTAGCTACGTATCTGCAGCAATTTTTGGCGCTATTTTATGCGATAATGCTTAACGTTTCCTTCGATAGTCTCGTTTACGGGTTCACGATTCAAGTTTGCGCGCAGATCGAGCTGATGTGCTGCCGATTGACGGACAGTTTAAAGAGCACCGGCGATATTTCTTCCGGACGGAAACCGGATACGGAAGCCTCGATCGTGGAATGTGTCAGACATCACTTGCTCGTGGGCATTTTGGTAAAGAAAATACGAGCGTTGTTCATATGGACGATAAtgatcttctttttcttcagtCTGCTCATCGTGTGCACCAGTATCTTTATTCTATCAAAG AAGAAACTACTCAGCTTTGAGTTTCTTTCGATGTTCTTATATCTGAGTGGTATGCTGCTTCAACTGTTTTATTATTGCTGGTACGGAAATGAACTTGAGTTGAAG AGTAAAGGCATCGTGACTGCTGTGTATTCCAGCGACTGGACAATGGTGACACCGCAAGAACGCAGATTGCTGATGTTTATTATGATAAGCAGCCAAAGAGGAATAATGCTCTCCTATCACGGAGTATTTGCGTTATCTCTTAACACTTTTACTTGG ATTTGCAGGACTTCTTATTCAGCTTACAATCTCCTGCAGCGAGCAACCAATTAA
- the LOC139812979 gene encoding odorant receptor 46a-like isoform X2, with translation MDILPINFKALRFCGAWKERKDDNMCVGFLRFCYRYAVFLLIYEFTIFDVIEMIRTRDRIQELTEGLFLGLTFLTLCVKYANFLLRENELSDLLECLRVKMCQPRNSTEKLIMEEHSRRAKWSTIAFMMISYATGLGLMLTPALELLNGGGRVLPLKSYIPYSVSNLLPYLIELMCCRLTDNLKSTGDISSGRKPNTEASIAECVRHHLLVGILVKKIRALFIWTIMIFFFFSLLIVCTSIFILSKKKLLSFDFLSMFLYLNGMLLQLFYYCWYGNELELKSKGIVTAVYSSDWTMVTPQERRLLMFIMISSQRGIMLSYHGVFALSLNTFTWICRTSYSAYNLLQGASN, from the exons ATGGACATTCTACCGATAAACTTTAAAGCCCTGCGTTTTTGCGGCGCATGGAAAGAGCGGAAGGACGACAACATGTGCGTTGGATTTTTGCGCTTTTGTTACAG GTACGCGGTTTTTCTCTTGATATACGAGTTTACGATATTCGATGTGATAGAGATGATTCGCACGCGCGACCGCATTCAAGAGCTGACCGAAGGACTCTTCTTAGGACTGACTTTCTTAACGCTGTGCGTGaagtatgcaaattttttgttgCGGGAGAACGAGCTGTCGGATTTGTTGGAGTGCCTGCGCGTGAAAATGTGCCAGCCGAGAAATTCCACGGAAAAGCTGATAATGGAAGAGCACAGCCGCAGAG CTAAGTGGAGCACTATCGCGTTCATGATGATATCGTATGCAACCGGGTTAGGCCTCATGTTAACGCCAGCTCTAGAGCTACTCAACGGGGGCGGGCGTGTGCTGCCGTTGAAGTCATACATCCCGTATTCCGTGTCAAATCTACTTCCATATCTA ATCGAGCTGATGTGCTGCCGATTGACGGATAATTTGAAGAGCACCGGCGATATTTCTTCCGGACGAAAGCCGAATACGGAAGCCTCGATCGCGGAATGTGTCAGACATCATTTGCTCGTGGGCATtctggtaaaaaaaatacgagcgTTGTTCATATGGACGATAAtgatcttcttcttcttcagtCTGCTCATCGTGTGCACTAGTATCTTTATTCTATCAAAG AAGAAACTACTCAGCTTTGATTTTCtttcaatgtttttatatCTGAATGGTATGCTGCTTCAACTGTTTTACTATTGCTGGTATGGAAATGAGCTTGAGTTGAAG AGTAAAGGCATCGTGACCGCTGTGTATTCCAGCGACTGGACAATGGTGACACCGCAAGAACGCAGATTGCTGATGTTTATTATGATAAGCAGCCAAAGAGGAATAATGCTCTCCTATCACGGAGTATTTGCGTTATCTCTTAACACTTTTACTTGG ATTTGCAGGACTTCTTATTCAGCTTACAATCTCTTGCAGGGAGCATCCAATTAA